A DNA window from Myxococcota bacterium contains the following coding sequences:
- a CDS encoding TIGR03564 family F420-dependent LLM class oxidoreductase, whose translation MRIGLMLGATEGADGTIDGVVATAKRFEAAGFPSLWMANIFGLDAISTLAIVGRETSKIELGTAVVPTYPRHPIAIAQQALTAQAASRGRFALGIGLSHKVVIEDMLGFSYDKPAKHMREYLQVLAPLLRGEPVKFMGEQYRVNAGLQVPGATRVQLLVAALGPAMLKLTGELADGTITWMTGPKTIASHIVPGLREGTQARGKPASRVVAGFPIVVTRNADAAREKIAKQLVIYGQLPSYRAMLDREGLSGPAEIALAGDETELRKGLARLADAGVTDFSAAIANVEEGSVERTVSFLASELGGRK comes from the coding sequence GCTGGGAGCGACCGAAGGGGCCGACGGCACGATCGACGGGGTCGTGGCCACGGCGAAGCGCTTCGAGGCGGCGGGCTTTCCGAGCTTGTGGATGGCGAACATCTTCGGGCTCGACGCGATCAGCACGCTGGCGATCGTCGGGCGCGAGACGTCGAAGATCGAGCTCGGCACGGCGGTCGTGCCCACCTATCCGCGCCACCCGATCGCGATCGCGCAGCAGGCGCTCACCGCGCAGGCGGCCTCGCGCGGGCGCTTCGCGCTCGGCATCGGCCTCTCGCACAAGGTGGTGATCGAGGACATGCTCGGCTTCTCGTACGACAAGCCGGCGAAGCACATGCGCGAGTATCTCCAGGTGCTGGCGCCGCTGCTGCGCGGCGAGCCGGTGAAGTTCATGGGTGAGCAGTACCGCGTGAACGCAGGCCTGCAGGTGCCCGGGGCCACGAGAGTGCAGCTCCTGGTCGCGGCGCTCGGTCCGGCCATGCTGAAGCTCACCGGCGAGCTGGCCGACGGCACGATCACCTGGATGACCGGTCCCAAGACGATCGCGAGTCACATCGTGCCCGGCTTGCGCGAGGGCACGCAGGCCCGGGGCAAGCCGGCCTCGCGCGTGGTGGCGGGCTTCCCGATCGTGGTGACTCGCAACGCCGACGCGGCGCGCGAGAAGATCGCCAAGCAGCTCGTGATCTACGGCCAGCTGCCGTCGTACCGCGCCATGCTCGACCGCGAGGGCCTCTCGGGCCCGGCGGAGATCGCGCTGGCGGGCGACGAGACGGAGCTGCGCAAGGGTCTCGCGCGGCTCGCGGACGCGGGAGTCACGGACTTCTCGGCTGCGATCGCCAACGTGGAAGAGGGCTCGGTGGAGCGCACGGTGTCGTTCCTGGCCAGCGAGCTGGGAGGAAGGAAATGA